The sequence TTTATAAACAATTCGGGGCTGGAAACCACTTTAGGACGTCCTTTCAACCAATTTGATATTGACAATAATACCTATTCCTGCATTGTAGGATCTGATTTTGAAAAAGGTTTGCTGAAAGATGTCAATCCAATTGACAAAATAATTTCAATTCGAGGCGCGCGTTTTAAAGTTATTGGGGTTTTAAAAGAAAAAGGATCGACTTTTGGAAACAGTCAGGATTTAAGAGTTTTAATTCCAATTCAAGTGGCACGATCTTTATTTACGGCGCCAAATATCAATTATACAATTAGTGTCATGGTTTCTAAAAAAGAACTTTTAGACCCTGCAATTGACAATGCCACAAGTGTAATGCGCAGAGTTCGTAAATTAAATCCTGTTCGCGACAACAATTTCGGAATGGGCCGAAGCGACGATTTAATCAACCGTATTCTTGGAATCACGCAGTATTTAGGCTGGGCAGCATGGATTATTTCGATCATAACCATTCTAGGTTCATCAATCGCTTTAATGAATATTATGATTGTTTCGGTTACTGAGCGTACACGCGAAATTGGCGTACGCAAGGCTTTAGGCGCAACCAAATTAACCATTTCTACTCAATTTTTTATCGAAACATTACTAATTGGACAAATTGGCGGATTTGTTGGAATTATTATCGGAATTCTGCTTGGTTTTGCCATTGCAACAGCTATGAATTTCGCCTTTGTTATTCCATGGGGTGCTATTTTTGCGGCTTTTGCGACTAGTTTTACTGTTGCAATTGTTTCTGGATTATATCCGGCAATTAAAGCTTCTAAATTAGATCCTATTGAAGCTTTGCGATATGAATAGTTTTTATTTGAAGCAGAAATAAAACTTTCAAGATAAGTCTCGTCCCGCTATTCGTTTCAATCTTTTATGCCGAACCCCGGCATAAAAGGATTTTCACTTCTATCGGGGCTAGATTAGAAGTCTCATTTTTTTCGAGAACATCCTTATAATGTTCTGGAAACCTTGCAGGAAATCATTCGATCATTATCGTAAATATCTTTTCGGAGTTCGATGTTTTTGAAATTCATTTTTTCAAGCAAATCAACCATTTCTTTCCCTAGATATTGATTGATTTCAAAATACAATTGTCCGTTTTCTAAAAGATTTTTTTGTGCCAATTCTGCAATTTTCCTATAAAAAATCAATGCATCATTATCATCAACAAACAGTGCTAAATGCGGTTCAAAATCCAAAACATTCTTTTTTATTTCGGCTTTTTCCAAATTTCGGACATAGGGCGGATTTGAAACAATAATATCATAATCTGATTTTAACATTTCCAATTCCAGAATATCTTTTAGCATAAAAGTAACCTCGACATTATTGTTTATCGCATTTCTTTTTGCTGTTTCCAATGCTTTTTTCGAAACATCAATAGCATAAACTTTTGCTTTTGGAAGATTTTTAGCCAATGAAATAGCAATACAGCCACTTCCTGTTCCAATATCTAATATTTTGATTTCCTTAGATTTTCCTTTATTTTCATTAATAATCCAATCCACCAACTCCTCAGTTTCAGGCCTCGGAATCAAAACATTCTCATTTACTTCAAAATCCAAACCATAAAAACTAGTTTTTCCAAGTAAATACTGAATCGGAACTTCATTTTTCAAATCATCTAATAATGAATCCCAAACCACAAAATCCTTTTCAGAAAAATTCAACTCGTGGTTCAAAGCCAAATCGATCTGACGCAATTTATGTTTGTCTTCTAAAATTAAATAGAAAAAACTCTCCGCCTCATATGCATCATATAAAGGTGATAATTCTTTTATAAATTGAGTCCTATATTGTTTGATTTTCATTTCTGATTTCTGAGTTTGTTTTAGCAAAAGCTATTTTTTCAAGTAAGTATTGGAAAAGCCTGATTTGTTACAGGATTCTACAAAACTTTCAACATCCAAACCGGGCAAGAATTATGCCCAGTGCATCCCATTGGTGCATCCAAATATTCAAAACCTGATTTTTTGTATAATTTTTGAGCCGCATGCATAAAAGGCATCGTTTCGATATAACATTTTTCAAAACCAAAATTTCGGGCTTCAGAGAGACATTTCTCCATCATATCGCTTCCAATTCCCAACCCTCGGGTTTTTGGCAAAAAATACATTTTTTGGAGTTCACAAATTTCTGACGCTCCATTCTCTAAAGGAGCAACACCACAACAACCCACAATTTCTCCTTCATTCTCTACCACAAAATAAACTGATCTTGGTTTGTTGTATTCTTCAAACATCAAATCAAGATACGGATCTTCGTAAGCTGTACCCACTTTCGGAATTTCCATTTCATCAAAAACAGATCGTATTAATTGTGCAACTGCCTTATTGTCTTCTTTTTTAATCGCTCGGATTGTATAATTTTTCATGATTGTTTATTCGCGTACTATAACTACAAAAGTAAAAATACTTTTCCGATAGTTCCCCAACTATACTGTTAACTATCGTGATTAAGTTCAAAATGATTATTTTTGCACCGTGAATACACATGAAAAATACATAAAACGTTGCATTGAACTTGCTCAAAACGGTTTTGGAACCACTTATCCAAATCCGATGGTTGGAAGCGTAATTGTTCATGAAGGCAAAATAATTGGCGAAGGCTGGCACAAAAAAGCTGGCGAACCGCATGCCGAAGTAAATGCCGTGCAATCTGTAAAAGACAAATCGCTGTTAAAAAAAGCTACCATTTATGTGAGCTTGGAGCCTTGCTCTCACTTTGGAAAAACGCCTCCGTGTTGCGATTTAATTATCGCAAATAAAATTCCGAATGTCGTTGTTGGAACCGTTGATCCAAACGAAAAAGTGGCCGGAAGAGGAATCAAGAGACTAATTGAAAACGGCGTAAATGTTACTATTGGAGTTTTAGAAGAAGAATGTAACGAACTCAACAAACGCTTTTTCACTTTCCATCAAAAAAAGAGACCTTATATTATATTGAAATGGGCCGAAAGTCAAGACGGATTTTTGGCACCTGAAAAAAAAATCGACCAGGAACGCCAACCAATTTGGATTACGAATCAATATTCAAGGCAATTGGCGCATAAATGGCGAAGTGAAGAACAGGCGATTTTAGTAGGAACGCAAACGGTTATTGATGATAATCCGAAATTGAATACTCGAGATTGGTCAGGAAATAATCCGGTTCGAATTGTTTTAGATCAGAATAACCGAATTTCAAAAGACAGTTTTGTTTTTGATGACAACGTAAAAACGATTGTATTCTCGAAATCAGAAAATAACCTTTCAACAGAAAATACCATTTTTGAGAAAATTGATTTTAATGAAAATCTGGTTTCTCAGATTTTAGCTATTTTATATCAGCATCAAATTCAATCTGTAATTATTGAAGGCGGAAGACAAACTTTGCAAGCTTTTATAGATTCGGATTTATGGGATGAAGCTCGAATTTTTATTGGAACAACTACTTTTGAAAAAGGTGTAAAAGCTCCAACAATTCAGAAAAAAAACACAATCAAAACCACTATTCAAAACGACGAATTACTATACATTAGAAACCATGATTGATACGATAATTTTTGACTTTGGCGATATTTTCATCAATTTAAATAAACAAGGAACAATTTCGGGATTGAAAAAATTAGGGATGACCGAATGGAATTCAGAAATGGATCGTTTGAATTTATTGTTTGAAACTGGCGATGTTTCATACGATGATTTTGTTGGCGGATTTCAAAAAGAACTTCCAAATGCTTCTATTGAAGAAATTCTGGAAGCCTGGAATGCCGTTTTGGCTGATTTTCCGTCGTATCGATTAGAATTTCTAAAAGAGCTTTCAAAAAAATACAGATTGTTTCTTTTAAGCAATACTGATTCAATTCATATCAATACTTTTCAAAACAGAAGCGGAGTTGATTTTTACACTGAATTTTACAATTGTTTTGAAAAAGTTCATTTTTCGTATGAAATGGGATTGAGAAAACCAGATCCAAAAATCTATCAAGTTCTGCTTGACAGACACAATTTAGTTCCAGAAAACACATTGTTTGTTGATGACAAAACAGAAAACACAGACAGTGCCTCCACTTTAGGAATTAAAGTTTGGAATCTGCAAGTTGGAAAAGAAGATGTTGTCGATTTATTTAGCAAAGGCTTATTATAAAAATATTTTCTCTCGCAGATTTTGCAGATAATGCAGATTTGTTTTTATAAGAAATTTAAAATATCTGTTTTATCTGCAAAATCTGCGAGAGAAAAATTTTAGCCCTAATTATAGAAAATTTACTTTTGGAATATCCTGATACATACCAAACCATTGCATTTGAATCTGAAGAGATTCTTTTTAAAGAAAAAGGAAGCAAATTCTTTGGCTATGCATTTCCTATTGAAAGCGAAGATGAAGTAAAACCAATAATTGAAGACTTAAAAAAACTTCATCCGCACGCTGTTCATTATTGCTACGCTTATCAATTAGGAACCGCCCCAAAAATATCCTATCGCGCAAATGACGACGGAGAACCCAGCAATACTGCGGGCGCACCGATTTACGGACAAATCCAGTCTTTTGGATTAACTAATGTTCTTGTAGTCGTTGTTCGTATTTTTGGTGGAGTAAAACTAGGAGTTGGTGGTTTGATTACGGCTTACAGAACTACCGCGCAAATGACGCTTGAAGTTTGTGAAATTGTTGAAAAAACAATTGACGTTCATTTTTTAATCTCTTTTGATTATAAAAACATGAACAAAGTCATGCGAGTTATCAAAGAAAAAAAACTAGAAATTACTTCTCAGGAAATGGAAATTGATGAAAATTCTGGGCTTCCAATTGGCAAAATAATGACAAAAACGCGAAAAAAAAATGCCGAATCCATATTCGACATTTTTGATTTAATGTTTGAAATCGATATTAAAATTGTGTAAATTAATATTAAAACACACCTCATTTTAACAATTATTCTAGTGTTTTAAACAATTCCAAAATGTAATCTGGAGGTGCTGTTGGACGACCCGTTTTTAACGAAATAAATACTAAAATAAACACTGCCGTTGTTAATAACTCATTTGCCTCATTATAGATAGCGCAGTCAAATTCAATCTTAACAGAAGACTGACTTTTGAAGGTGGTATGAATTGTTAAAAGTTCATCATAACGCGCCGATTTTTTATAATTAATTTGCATCGAAACAATCGGAAGCCCAATACCGCTTTCTTCCATGCTAGCATACGAAATCCCTTTATTTCTAAGCCATTCCACGCGTCCGATCTCAAAATAAGGCACATAATTTCCGTGATAAACAACCCCCATTTGATCAGTTTCCGAGTAACGAACACGCACTTGTGTTTGATGATTTTTCATTATTTATAGATTAAAAAAAATTAAATTCTTAAAGTTCACTTACAACTTTTTTTTTATAAAATTAGACCCAAAATATTTTTTTTTACAGAAATTTGTTCACATATTTGTTATCCCGAAATACGGAAAAATTTTGCTCCATTTTTATTAGGAGAATCTTTATCAATAATAAAAAACTTATCTGAATCTATGACTAAAACTGCTCAATCGGTATGGGAAAACTGTTTGTCCTTTATAAAAGACAATATTCAAGATCAAGCATATAAAACTTGGTTCGAACCAATCAAATCAGTTGAGCTAACCGACAACGCATTATATATTCAGGTACCAAGTAAATTCTTCTACGAATGGTTAGAGGAACACTACGTTAAATTATTGAAAGTTGCGCTTACCAAAGAACTAGGAAAAAACGCAAAGTTACTCTATAAAATTAAAATGGAAAACACTTACGGAAACAAACAGCCGTTTACCGAGCAGCTGCCAAGTTCCAACAGAGTACCAATGAAACCGCAAGAGGTTGATGCTCCGTTTAAAAACTTAAATCCTGAGCTTAAAAATCCTTTTGTAATTCCGGGAATACGAAATCTAAAAATTGAATCACAACTAAACCCAAATTACAGTTTTGACAATTTTCTTGAAGGAGACTCAAACCGTTTGGCGCGTTCTGCAGGTATGGCTGTTGCCAATAAACCTGGAGGAACTTCATTTAATCCGTTATTGATTTTTGGTGGAGTTGGTTTAGGAAAAACACACTTAGCGCACGCTATAGGTGTTGAAGTAAAAGATAAATATCCTGAAAAAACGGTTTTATATATTTCTGCCGAAATTTTCACACAACAATATATTGATTCTGTTAAAAAGAATAACCGTAATGATTTCATTCATTTTTATCAGTTAATTGACGTTTTGATTATTGACGATGTTCAGTTTTTATCTGGAAAATCAGGAACTCAGGACGTTTTCTTCCACATTTTTAATTACTTGCACCAAAACGGAAAACAGGTAATTTTGACTTCAGATAAAGCGCCTGTTGATATGCAAGATATCGAACAACGTTTGTTATCTCGTTTCAAATGGGGATTATCTGCAGAATTGCATCAACCAGATTACGAAACGCGTATTTCGATCTTAAAAAACATTTTATACCGTGACGGTGTTGATATGCCGGAAGATATTTTAGAATATGTTGCAAGAAATATCAAAACCAATGTTCGTGAGCTTGAAGGTGCAATTATTTCATTAATTGCTCAATCTTCTTTCAACAAAAAAGAAGTTACTATTGAGTTGGCAAAAAGTGTTGTAGAGAAATTTGTTAAAAACGTAAAGAGAGAAATCTCAATCGATTATATTCAAAAAATTGTATCTGATTATTTCCAATTGGATATTGAAACGCTTCAATCTAAAACCAGAAAAAGGCACGTTGTACAAGCGAGACAATTGGCTATGTTTTTTGCCAAGAAATTTACAAAAGCATCTTTGGCAAACATTGGGTCACAAATTGGAGATCGCGACCACGCTACCGTTTTGCATGCTTGTAAAACCGTTGACAATTTAGTTTCTACAGACAAACAATTCAAGAAATTTGTCGAAGACATCAACAAAAAATTAACGCTATAAACGCGAATCATGCCAGTAAAAATCTTAATGGTTTGTTTGGGAAATATTTGCAGATCACCTTTAGCCGAAGGAATTTTAGCATCAAAATTACCCGCAGACAAATTTATTGTAGATTCAGCCGGAACTGGATCTTGGCATATTGGACATTGTCCAGACAAACGCTCTATAGAGGTTGCCCGCAAAAACGGAATTAACATCAGCGCACAAAAAGGAAGACAAATTCAAGCTTCTGATTTTGATGAATTCGACTATATTTATGTAATGGATAATTCGAATTTTCGCGATGTAGTTCATTTAGCCAAAACTCCAGAACATAAAAATAAAGTTCGTTTGATTCTGAACGAATTATTCCCAGATGAAAATGTCGATGTACCAGATCCTTATTATGGTTCTGCAAACGGTTTTGACAACGTTTACCAAATGCTAGATGAAGTAACTGACTTAATTGCAGATCAGCTACTTAAAAAGCACTCCTAATTCAATTCAATTGTTTCTACAAAAGAGATAATTGAATTTTTTAATTTTAAACAAAAGCACATGAAATCTTTCGGAAAATTATATCTTATTCCAACCACAATGGGCGAAAGCGATCCGATGGATGTTTTACCACAAACCGTTAGAAGAACAATCGAAATTATTGACCATTATATTGTTGAAAACGACAAAACTGCCAGAAAATCTATAAAAGCAGTATATCCAGAAAAAAAACAATCAGAATTAGTTCTTTTTACTTTAAATAAACGTACCGAGCCAAGCGAACATTTAGATTTCATTAAACCATTATTAGAAGGAAAAAACATGGGATTAATGAGTGAAGCCGGCTGTCCCGGAGTTGCTGATCCCGGCGCTGTTATTGTAAAATTGGCGCATGAAAAAGGAATTCAGGTTGTGCCGTTGGTTGGACCATCTTCTATCCTATTGGCCATGATGGCTTCCGGAATGAACGGCCAGAGTTTTACTTTTAATGGTTATTTACCAATAGATAAAGACGAGAAAAAATCGGCAATACGCCATTTTGAGCGATTATCTCAGGACAAAAACCAATCGCAGTTATTTATCGAAACTCCTTATAGAAACAATAAATTGATTGAAGATCTTTTACAGATTTTAAATCCGTCAACACATTTATGTATTGCGACGGATATTACGCTGCCAACAGAATTTATCAAAACCATGAAAGTTTCGGATTGGAAAAAATTAAAAATCGATATTGACAAACGTCCTACGATTTTTATTATTCATAAAATGTAAACTAACTTTAAAACCAACCTAATGAAAAAATTTCTTGTCCTTGTTTTGATTTGTTTTGTACAAAATACATTTTCGCAAAACACTATGCAGAACTCAAAAAGTACTGAAACAGTAATAACTATAGATCAACCTGCAGGTAATTCAGCAACGACTAGCAATGAGGATAATGCCGTTTATAACGCGGCTGGTATAGATGTTAAACCAGACTTCCCAGGGGGAATGGAAAAATTTTATCAATTTGTCGACAGCAATTTTAAAATTCCTGAAGGAGCAAAAAATATAAAAGGAAAAAAAATCTACATAACATTCATCGTTGAAAAAGACGGCTCATTAACTGACATAAAAGTCCTTAGAGATGCAGGTTACAATACAGGAGCCGAAGCACTTCGAGTTTTAAAAAATTCCCCAAAATGGAATCCTGGAGAACATAATGGTAAAAAAATAAGAGTTTTATATTCGCTTCCAATAACTATCAAATAATACAAGTAAGTCGTATTATTCAATACTATAATCCTTTAAAACCAACATTTTGTGAAAAAACTTTCAATATTGATTTTAATTTGCGCCACCCAAAGTGTTTTTTCCCAAAAAACACAACGTACTTCTGAAACAATAAGTTCAAATCTTGTCCTTAATGATTCCGTGGATTATATGTTAGTAGACAAATCCAAAGATCATGTCGAAAATCTCAACTATAAAGTTTATACCTCATTTGACATAGACGAAAAACCAGATTTTCCAGGAGGCATGGACTTATTTTTCAAATTTGTTGATGAAAACTTTAAAAAACCAGCAAAAAATCCTGAAATAAAAGGAAAAGTATATGTAGAATTTATAATTGAAAAAAACGGCTCATTAACTGGCCTAAAAGTTTTAAGAGATATCGGCTACGGAACTGGTGACGAAGCAATTCGAATACTGAAAAAATGCCCAAAATGGATTCCGGGAGAACTGAATGGCAAAAAAGTAAGAGTTTTATTCGGTATCCCATTAATTATAAAATAGTTTGAGTACAAAATAAACATGAGTAAACTTCCAAACATAACCACAAGCATTTTTACGGTAATGTCAAAAATGGCAACCGAATATAATGCGATAAATCTTTCTCAAGGATTTCCAAATTTTCCTGTTGATGAAAGATTGACGGATATTGTTGCCCGATTAGCAAAAGAAAATGTACACCAATATACTCCAATGGCAGGTTTTCCGCCATTGATGAACAAGATTGCGAAGTTGACCCAAAGTTCATATAACAGAACAATCAATCCCGAAACAGAACTTTTAGTTACAGCCGGAGCAACGCAAGGAATTTTTACTACTATTTTGGCTTTAGTCAAAGAAAATTATGAAGTAATCATTCTCGATCCAAGTTATGATTCTTATGAATCTCCTGTTTTATTGTGTAAAGCAAAACCCGTTCGAGTAGCTTTAAA comes from Flavobacterium sp. KACC 22761 and encodes:
- a CDS encoding energy transducer TonB; protein product: MKKLSILILICATQSVFSQKTQRTSETISSNLVLNDSVDYMLVDKSKDHVENLNYKVYTSFDIDEKPDFPGGMDLFFKFVDENFKKPAKNPEIKGKVYVEFIIEKNGSLTGLKVLRDIGYGTGDEAIRILKKCPKWIPGELNGKKVRVLFGIPLIIK
- a CDS encoding low molecular weight protein-tyrosine-phosphatase gives rise to the protein MPVKILMVCLGNICRSPLAEGILASKLPADKFIVDSAGTGSWHIGHCPDKRSIEVARKNGINISAQKGRQIQASDFDEFDYIYVMDNSNFRDVVHLAKTPEHKNKVRLILNELFPDENVDVPDPYYGSANGFDNVYQMLDEVTDLIADQLLKKHS
- a CDS encoding ABC transporter permease, producing the protein MMLKLFKENIRIAFGSIKTQILRTILTVLIIAIGITALVGILTVLTALENNVSTNFASMGANTFNINQYENNLKNRGGKEREIINPIISYPEAVAFKNKYKYPFTETSLSFTATSKAEVKFLGEKTDPEIKILGVDEHFINNSGLETTLGRPFNQFDIDNNTYSCIVGSDFEKGLLKDVNPIDKIISIRGARFKVIGVLKEKGSTFGNSQDLRVLIPIQVARSLFTAPNINYTISVMVSKKELLDPAIDNATSVMRRVRKLNPVRDNNFGMGRSDDLINRILGITQYLGWAAWIISIITILGSSIALMNIMIVSVTERTREIGVRKALGATKLTISTQFFIETLLIGQIGGFVGIIIGILLGFAIATAMNFAFVIPWGAIFAAFATSFTVAIVSGLYPAIKASKLDPIEALRYE
- a CDS encoding GNAT family N-acetyltransferase; the encoded protein is MKNYTIRAIKKEDNKAVAQLIRSVFDEMEIPKVGTAYEDPYLDLMFEEYNKPRSVYFVVENEGEIVGCCGVAPLENGASEICELQKMYFLPKTRGLGIGSDMMEKCLSEARNFGFEKCYIETMPFMHAAQKLYKKSGFEYLDAPMGCTGHNSCPVWMLKVL
- a CDS encoding acyl-CoA thioesterase, yielding MKNHQTQVRVRYSETDQMGVVYHGNYVPYFEIGRVEWLRNKGISYASMEESGIGLPIVSMQINYKKSARYDELLTIHTTFKSQSSVKIEFDCAIYNEANELLTTAVFILVFISLKTGRPTAPPDYILELFKTLE
- the ribD gene encoding bifunctional diaminohydroxyphosphoribosylaminopyrimidine deaminase/5-amino-6-(5-phosphoribosylamino)uracil reductase RibD, encoding MNTHEKYIKRCIELAQNGFGTTYPNPMVGSVIVHEGKIIGEGWHKKAGEPHAEVNAVQSVKDKSLLKKATIYVSLEPCSHFGKTPPCCDLIIANKIPNVVVGTVDPNEKVAGRGIKRLIENGVNVTIGVLEEECNELNKRFFTFHQKKRPYIILKWAESQDGFLAPEKKIDQERQPIWITNQYSRQLAHKWRSEEQAILVGTQTVIDDNPKLNTRDWSGNNPVRIVLDQNNRISKDSFVFDDNVKTIVFSKSENNLSTENTIFEKIDFNENLVSQILAILYQHQIQSVIIEGGRQTLQAFIDSDLWDEARIFIGTTTFEKGVKAPTIQKKNTIKTTIQNDELLYIRNHD
- a CDS encoding SAM-dependent methyltransferase, which translates into the protein MKSFGKLYLIPTTMGESDPMDVLPQTVRRTIEIIDHYIVENDKTARKSIKAVYPEKKQSELVLFTLNKRTEPSEHLDFIKPLLEGKNMGLMSEAGCPGVADPGAVIVKLAHEKGIQVVPLVGPSSILLAMMASGMNGQSFTFNGYLPIDKDEKKSAIRHFERLSQDKNQSQLFIETPYRNNKLIEDLLQILNPSTHLCIATDITLPTEFIKTMKVSDWKKLKIDIDKRPTIFIIHKM
- the dnaA gene encoding chromosomal replication initiator protein DnaA; the protein is MTKTAQSVWENCLSFIKDNIQDQAYKTWFEPIKSVELTDNALYIQVPSKFFYEWLEEHYVKLLKVALTKELGKNAKLLYKIKMENTYGNKQPFTEQLPSSNRVPMKPQEVDAPFKNLNPELKNPFVIPGIRNLKIESQLNPNYSFDNFLEGDSNRLARSAGMAVANKPGGTSFNPLLIFGGVGLGKTHLAHAIGVEVKDKYPEKTVLYISAEIFTQQYIDSVKKNNRNDFIHFYQLIDVLIIDDVQFLSGKSGTQDVFFHIFNYLHQNGKQVILTSDKAPVDMQDIEQRLLSRFKWGLSAELHQPDYETRISILKNILYRDGVDMPEDILEYVARNIKTNVRELEGAIISLIAQSSFNKKEVTIELAKSVVEKFVKNVKREISIDYIQKIVSDYFQLDIETLQSKTRKRHVVQARQLAMFFAKKFTKASLANIGSQIGDRDHATVLHACKTVDNLVSTDKQFKKFVEDINKKLTL
- a CDS encoding energy transducer TonB, with amino-acid sequence MKKFLVLVLICFVQNTFSQNTMQNSKSTETVITIDQPAGNSATTSNEDNAVYNAAGIDVKPDFPGGMEKFYQFVDSNFKIPEGAKNIKGKKIYITFIVEKDGSLTDIKVLRDAGYNTGAEALRVLKNSPKWNPGEHNGKKIRVLYSLPITIK
- the prmC gene encoding peptide chain release factor N(5)-glutamine methyltransferase, translated to MKIKQYRTQFIKELSPLYDAYEAESFFYLILEDKHKLRQIDLALNHELNFSEKDFVVWDSLLDDLKNEVPIQYLLGKTSFYGLDFEVNENVLIPRPETEELVDWIINENKGKSKEIKILDIGTGSGCIAISLAKNLPKAKVYAIDVSKKALETAKRNAINNNVEVTFMLKDILELEMLKSDYDIIVSNPPYVRNLEKAEIKKNVLDFEPHLALFVDDNDALIFYRKIAELAQKNLLENGQLYFEINQYLGKEMVDLLEKMNFKNIELRKDIYDNDRMISCKVSRTL
- a CDS encoding YigZ family protein codes for the protein MEYPDTYQTIAFESEEILFKEKGSKFFGYAFPIESEDEVKPIIEDLKKLHPHAVHYCYAYQLGTAPKISYRANDDGEPSNTAGAPIYGQIQSFGLTNVLVVVVRIFGGVKLGVGGLITAYRTTAQMTLEVCEIVEKTIDVHFLISFDYKNMNKVMRVIKEKKLEITSQEMEIDENSGLPIGKIMTKTRKKNAESIFDIFDLMFEIDIKIV
- a CDS encoding HAD family phosphatase, which codes for MIDTIIFDFGDIFINLNKQGTISGLKKLGMTEWNSEMDRLNLLFETGDVSYDDFVGGFQKELPNASIEEILEAWNAVLADFPSYRLEFLKELSKKYRLFLLSNTDSIHINTFQNRSGVDFYTEFYNCFEKVHFSYEMGLRKPDPKIYQVLLDRHNLVPENTLFVDDKTENTDSASTLGIKVWNLQVGKEDVVDLFSKGLL